From one Leifsonia soli genomic stretch:
- a CDS encoding DUF3040 domain-containing protein produces MPLSEHEQRLLEEMERSLYQNDADFVAKVGGKRARPAYRSIVLGILLAVVGVGVLIAGVYYRQPIVGILGFVVMFAGVLVSIAPGKRVAVEPGAAEPKKAKARGGQTGFMDRMNDRWDKRNDGGEG; encoded by the coding sequence ATGCCGCTTTCGGAACATGAGCAGCGCCTCCTCGAAGAGATGGAACGCAGTCTCTATCAGAACGACGCAGATTTCGTCGCGAAGGTCGGGGGCAAGCGGGCACGTCCCGCCTACCGGTCGATCGTCCTCGGCATCCTGCTCGCCGTCGTCGGTGTCGGCGTCCTGATCGCCGGGGTCTACTACCGTCAGCCGATCGTCGGCATCCTGGGCTTCGTCGTGATGTTCGCGGGCGTCCTCGTCTCCATCGCCCCGGGCAAGCGCGTCGCCGTCGAGCCCGGAGCCGCCGAGCCGAAGAAGGCGAAGGCGCGCGGCGGCCAGACGGGCTTCATGGACCGCATGAACGACCGCTGGGACAAGCGCAACGACGGCGGCGAGGGCTAA
- a CDS encoding Rv2175c family DNA-binding protein: protein MTEHVQTTEWLTVPDLVELMGLSVSRVRRLIEDRHLGAKRVDGVLKVPASFLKDGQPLGELRGTLIVLADDGFSDEESVDWLLAEEESLGTSPIEALRAGRKAEVRRVAQALA from the coding sequence CGAGCACGTCCAGACCACCGAGTGGTTGACCGTACCCGACCTCGTCGAGCTGATGGGACTGAGCGTGAGCCGCGTCCGTCGGCTCATCGAGGACCGCCACCTGGGAGCCAAGCGCGTCGACGGCGTGCTCAAGGTGCCCGCGTCCTTCCTGAAGGACGGGCAGCCGCTAGGCGAGCTCCGGGGCACGTTGATCGTCCTGGCGGACGACGGCTTCAGCGACGAGGAGTCCGTCGACTGGCTGCTCGCCGAGGAGGAGAGCCTGGGCACGTCGCCCATCGAGGCTCTGCGCGCCGGCCGCAAGGCCGAGGTGCGCCGCGTGGCCCAAGCGCTGGCCTGA
- a CDS encoding polyprenyl synthetase family protein — protein sequence MSESIRFVDLIQSRIDGFFDARASILVSIADELSPVAAFSREFLSGGKRFRALFCFWGWQAVRTADDAGDDGGETGPVTAGGALDAVVSVASALELFHAAALVHDDLIDNSDTRRGKPAAHKRFEHLHASEGWGGSGAMFGTGAATLLGDLLLILSDELFDEGLTQLVSAPARRATRAEFNRMRLDVTAGQYLDIFEEIGWSGRPDSEQLERAERVIVYKSAKYSIESPLLIGASLAGATVGQLEALRAFGLPLGIAYQLRDDLLGVFGDADVTGKPSGDDLREGKRTVLIALTRQAIPSGARAALDELLGDPELTPEQIRTMQLTIRESGAVDTVERMIAQNVARAIEALDAAPLGAAATGQLRDLAVAVTRRSA from the coding sequence GTGTCTGAAAGCATCCGATTCGTCGACCTCATCCAGTCAAGAATCGATGGATTCTTCGATGCGCGTGCCTCCATTCTCGTCTCCATCGCCGACGAGCTCTCTCCGGTAGCGGCGTTCTCAAGGGAATTTCTCAGCGGCGGCAAGCGCTTCCGTGCGCTGTTCTGCTTCTGGGGATGGCAGGCCGTCCGCACCGCCGACGACGCGGGCGACGACGGCGGCGAGACCGGGCCCGTGACGGCCGGCGGCGCGCTCGACGCCGTCGTCTCGGTCGCCAGTGCACTCGAGCTGTTCCACGCCGCCGCGCTCGTCCACGACGACCTGATCGACAACTCCGACACCCGCCGCGGCAAGCCCGCTGCGCACAAGCGCTTCGAGCACCTCCACGCGTCCGAGGGATGGGGCGGCTCCGGCGCGATGTTCGGCACCGGCGCCGCCACCCTCCTGGGCGATCTGCTGCTCATCCTCAGCGACGAACTGTTCGACGAGGGCCTGACGCAGCTGGTGAGCGCACCCGCACGCCGCGCGACGCGCGCGGAGTTCAACCGCATGCGGCTGGACGTCACCGCCGGCCAGTACCTCGACATCTTCGAGGAGATCGGCTGGTCCGGCCGCCCCGACTCCGAGCAGCTGGAGCGCGCGGAGCGGGTCATCGTCTACAAGTCGGCCAAGTACTCCATCGAATCCCCGCTGCTGATCGGCGCGAGCCTGGCCGGCGCCACCGTCGGGCAGCTGGAAGCGCTCCGGGCGTTCGGTCTCCCGCTCGGCATCGCGTACCAGCTGCGCGACGACCTGCTCGGCGTCTTCGGAGACGCCGACGTGACGGGCAAGCCCAGCGGCGACGACCTCCGCGAGGGCAAGAGGACGGTCCTGATCGCGCTGACGCGTCAGGCCATCCCCTCCGGCGCGCGGGCCGCACTGGACGAGCTGCTCGGCGACCCCGAGCTGACGCCGGAGCAGATCCGGACGATGCAGCTGACCATCCGCGAGTCCGGGGCCGTCGATACGGTGGAGCGCATGATCGCCCAGAACGTGGCGCGCGCCATCGAGGCGCTCGATGCTGCGCCGCTCGGGGCAGCCGCCACGGGCCAGCTCCGCGACCTCGCGGTCGCTGTCACGCGTCGGAGCGCCTGA